GGATCGCGGTGGTCGTGACCGCGATGGCCGGCGACCGCGCCAGGCTGCGGAGCGCGATGCGCAGGTCGGAGCGAAAACGGTCGATCATCCGTGCCTCACCGGAGCGGAAGCGCTCCGAGCAGTGAAAACCGCAGCGTCACGGTCGTAATATGCATCGCAAGCGCGTCGTTCGGGACTTCGCGTCGTTCGGGACTTCGCGCCGTATCGGATCTCCCGCAGCCTTTACGCGCGATAGGTATGCAGCTACATATTATATCTTCCTACGTGTAGACGACTGCCTATGCCTCGCGATGACAGTAGTGGTGCCGGGCGCGGCCCCCTCGGCGCCGGTACGCTCGAAATGCTCATCCTCAAATCGCTCGGCGCGGCGTCGATGCATGGGTACGGCATCGCCCAGCACATTCAGCGGCTCTCGCGCGATGTGCTGTCCGTCGAGCAAGGTTCGCTCTATCCCGCCCTCGAACGGCTCCAGGCCAAAGGCTGGTTGAAATCCAAGTGGGGACCGACGCCCACCGGACGGCAGGCGCGGTACTACACCATCACGGCCTCGGGTCGCACGCAACTCGGCGAGAAGAGAGCGGAATACGATCGCCTCGCGCTCGCCGTCGCCCGCGTAATGCGCGCCTAAGAGAACCGAAGACCAACCGGAGACGTTCGCATGTCCTTCCTGGATGGGGTGCGATACCGACTTGGCGTGTGGCTGCATCCCACCCGACACGCCCGACAGATCGAGCGCGAGATGAGGCTGCACCTGGAGATGGATGCGGCCCAGCGGGAGCACGATGCTCCTGACGAGGTGACGCACGCCGACGCATGGTTCGCGGCCAAACGGCAGTTCGGGAACGTTACGTATCTGCAGGAGGAGGCGAGGCGAATGACGGCCAACGTGTGGCTCGACACGATCGAACGCGACCTCCGCTTTGCCGCGCGCAGCATGCGACGCGCGCCCGGATTCACGATTGCCGTCGTTGTCACGCTCGCACTCGGGATCGGCGCCAACGCGGCGATGTTCTCGCTCGTCGACCGGCTGCTCTTCCGGCCGCCGGCGCTCCTTACGTCGCCCAACCGCGTACACCACATCTACACCGCGCAGACTGTCCGCGGCAATGAGGCCATCGGCAGCTACGGCCCGTATGCGCGGTACGCCGATTTCGCGAAGTCGACGACGTCGTTCGACCTCACCACCGGTGTCGCGCAGGAGGATCTCGCGGTCGGCATCGGCGACGCCTCACGCGAGATGCACATCGGCATCGTCAGCGCGAGCTTCTTCAAGTTCTTCGACGCCCCGCCGGCGCTCGGTCGCTACTTCGGAGCCGACGAGGACACACCGCCTAACGGCTCGGCGGTCGCCGTCGCGAGCTATGCCCGCTGGCAAACGGAGTACGGTGGCAGCCGCGCCGTGCTCGGCACGAAGGTGCAGATCGGGTCGGTGCTCTACACGATCATCGGCGTCACGCCTCCTGATTTCGCTGGCATCTGGAGCAGCCAACCACCCGCCTACTACGTCCCGATCACGACCTACGGCGCTGCGGAGGCAGCCGCAAACTCCTCCCCCTCGGAGCACTGGTGGACGACATACCACTGGTACTGGATGGAAACGATGGCGCGGACCAGGCCGGGCGTGAGCGATGCGCGAACTAATGCGGACCTCACCCAGGCCTTCATCAGGAGCATCCAGGCGGAGCGTGGTGGAACGAAGGAAATCTCACAGGAACGTCCGCGCGCTTTTGTTGGATCTATTCTCAGCGAGCGCGGGCCGAACGCCTCAGGCTTCGCGAAGGTGGCGACCTGGGTTGGGGGTGTAGCGCTGGTGGTGCTCCTGATTGCCTGCGCCAATGTCGCGAACCTGCTGTTTGCGCGCGCACTGCGACGCCGGCGTGAGATCGCTGTCCGACTCGCGTTAGGCGTGAGCCGCGCCCGCCTGCTCTCGCAGCTCCTCACCGAGAGCGTGCTGCTCGCCATCTTCGGCGGCATCGTCGGGATACTCGTCGCGCAGTGGAGCAGCATCGGCCTGCGCGCCGCGTTCCTTCCGAAGGACGCCGAAATATCGGTCTGGCGCGACGAGCGGACGATTCTGTTCGCCGGCATCGCGGCACTCGTTACCGGGCTTCTCATCGGCGTTGCCCCGGTCGTGCAAGCGCGCCGCGCCGATCTCACCGGCGATCTCAAGGCGGGAGCCCGGGAAGGGACTCATCAACGCTCTCGATTGCGCATCGGCTTGCTCGTTATGCAGGGCGCACTTTCGGTGATTCTCCTCGTCGGCGCCGGGTTGTTCGTCCGTAGTCTGAACCAGGTGCGCAATATCCGGCTGGGCTACGACGTCGGTCCAGTGCTCATCGTCCATTTGAATATGCGCGG
This sequence is a window from Gemmatimonadaceae bacterium. Protein-coding genes within it:
- a CDS encoding ABC transporter permease, which translates into the protein MSFLDGVRYRLGVWLHPTRHARQIEREMRLHLEMDAAQREHDAPDEVTHADAWFAAKRQFGNVTYLQEEARRMTANVWLDTIERDLRFAARSMRRAPGFTIAVVVTLALGIGANAAMFSLVDRLLFRPPALLTSPNRVHHIYTAQTVRGNEAIGSYGPYARYADFAKSTTSFDLTTGVAQEDLAVGIGDASREMHIGIVSASFFKFFDAPPALGRYFGADEDTPPNGSAVAVASYARWQTEYGGSRAVLGTKVQIGSVLYTIIGVTPPDFAGIWSSQPPAYYVPITTYGAAEAAANSSPSEHWWTTYHWYWMETMARTRPGVSDARTNADLTQAFIRSIQAERGGTKEISQERPRAFVGSILSERGPNASGFAKVATWVGGVALVVLLIACANVANLLFARALRRRREIAVRLALGVSRARLLSQLLTESVLLAIFGGIVGILVAQWSSIGLRAAFLPKDAEISVWRDERTILFAGIAALVTGLLIGVAPVVQARRADLTGDLKAGAREGTHQRSRLRIGLLVMQGALSVILLVGAGLFVRSLNQVRNIRLGYDVGPVLIVHLNMRGVQLDSVYQVALRQRLLQAALTTRSVVNASFQTGIPFWSTWSVGLSVPGIGAVGRLGRFDVNAVSPGYFGTLGTRILRGRGILGTDLEHSPLVMVVSEKMGSTLWPGEDPIGKCVRLGVLDTIPCRTVVGIAEDIKSHQLSNEPDMYYYLPATQFNPNQTGLFVRVRGDAATDADAVRRSLQREMPAPSYVTTTPLSQVIGGETRSWKLGASMFSAFGLLALVLAAIGLYSVIAYNVAQRTHEIGVRVALGARAGDVLRLVILDGVRLSIVGVGAGGVIAFLAAPRLAPLLFQESARDPAVYAIVAITLVAVSVAASWLPAYRASRIEPTRALRHE
- a CDS encoding PadR family transcriptional regulator produces the protein MPRDDSSGAGRGPLGAGTLEMLILKSLGAASMHGYGIAQHIQRLSRDVLSVEQGSLYPALERLQAKGWLKSKWGPTPTGRQARYYTITASGRTQLGEKRAEYDRLALAVARVMRA